A DNA window from Pseudomonas resinovorans NBRC 106553 contains the following coding sequences:
- a CDS encoding TetR/AcrR family transcriptional regulator, with the protein MAFEVSMNKQGQVLGRKGQETRQRLMAATRRLLFTHALVDITAVAIAKAAGTSSASFYMYFDDVQDVLYSLALEAGEDMAKVSKLLEEPWAPERFEEEALRLIESMNGVWSRHREVLRYRNLEADRGDPRFEELRMNTYIPFIERFAKLILTVNPAEGSRKKSDAYAEATVLQAAMERLASTDPVVMERGLGSKRVNAAIARIVVQTLRSGMSDEAVGETAPAARARKPRAAKAKAAAPATEVAAEG; encoded by the coding sequence ATGGCATTTGAAGTCAGCATGAACAAGCAGGGGCAGGTACTTGGCCGCAAGGGCCAGGAAACCCGCCAGCGTCTGATGGCCGCCACTCGCCGCCTACTTTTCACTCACGCCCTGGTGGACATCACCGCCGTGGCCATTGCGAAGGCTGCGGGCACGTCCTCCGCCAGCTTCTACATGTACTTCGACGACGTGCAGGACGTGCTCTATTCGCTGGCTCTGGAAGCCGGCGAAGACATGGCCAAAGTTTCGAAGTTGCTGGAAGAGCCCTGGGCTCCTGAACGCTTCGAGGAAGAAGCGCTGCGCCTGATTGAGTCGATGAATGGGGTCTGGAGCCGCCATCGTGAAGTGTTGCGCTACCGCAACCTCGAAGCAGATCGTGGCGACCCGCGCTTTGAGGAGCTGCGGATGAACACCTATATTCCATTCATCGAACGCTTCGCCAAGCTGATCCTCACGGTCAATCCGGCCGAGGGAAGCCGCAAAAAGAGTGATGCCTACGCAGAGGCTACCGTCCTGCAGGCTGCCATGGAGCGGCTGGCGTCCACCGACCCGGTAGTGATGGAACGTGGGCTGGGTTCCAAGCGGGTGAACGCTGCCATTGCGCGCATTGTCGTGCAGACTCTGCGTTCCGGCATGTCTGACGAGGCTGTCGGCGAAACCGCCCCCGCCGCCCGTGCGCGTAAGCCGCGTGCGGCGAAGGCCAAGGCTGCAGCCCCGGCGACGGAAGTGGCTGCCGAGGGTTGA
- a CDS encoding NAD(P)/FAD-dependent oxidoreductase has protein sequence MTAPTQACAVIVGGGHAGSEAAISLRQNGFEGRILIVSDEPGLPYQRPPLSKAFLAGTLGAEALPIRPAATYEKAAIEILNDASVSALDLDSRSVQLADGRRLGWTHLVLAIGSRARQLQVAGLGERQPDNLHYLRSQADSERLREQLVEGQRLVIVGGGYIGLEVAAAAQKAGLQVTLLEAQPRVLARVTAPDVSSFYEQVHCAAGIELRLNAQLEQVCLDASGQAVEALVTTDGARIPADLVLVGVGAIANTELAEQAGLVVDNGIVVDEFSRTSAADVYAIGDCSNHPSMLYGCRLRLESIPNAIEQARAAASAIAGKPTPYRAMPWFWSDQYDLKLQIAGINQGYDQVLIRGSKALRSFVAFYLREGRLIAADCVNRQQEFMAIKKLVQAGFAGNAELLANESVSLKDLAASQPA, from the coding sequence ATGACAGCCCCAACCCAAGCATGCGCAGTAATAGTCGGCGGTGGTCACGCCGGCAGCGAGGCGGCCATTTCGCTACGACAGAACGGCTTCGAAGGGCGCATCCTGATCGTCAGTGATGAGCCCGGCCTTCCCTATCAGCGCCCACCGCTGTCCAAGGCCTTCCTTGCCGGTACCCTCGGTGCTGAGGCGTTGCCGATCCGTCCGGCAGCCACTTACGAAAAAGCTGCTATCGAAATCCTCAATGACGCTTCGGTCAGTGCCCTGGATCTGGACAGTCGCTCGGTGCAGCTTGCCGACGGCCGACGCCTTGGCTGGACCCATCTGGTCCTGGCTATCGGTAGCCGCGCGCGACAGCTCCAAGTCGCCGGGCTCGGTGAGCGCCAACCGGATAACCTGCACTATCTTCGCAGCCAGGCGGATTCCGAGCGCCTGCGTGAACAGCTAGTAGAAGGCCAGCGCCTGGTGATTGTCGGCGGCGGTTACATCGGTCTGGAGGTGGCGGCAGCAGCCCAGAAAGCCGGGCTGCAGGTCACACTGCTGGAGGCCCAACCACGGGTTCTAGCGCGAGTTACAGCCCCTGATGTATCGAGCTTCTATGAGCAGGTACACTGCGCCGCCGGCATCGAGTTGCGCTTGAACGCCCAACTGGAACAGGTCTGCCTGGACGCTTCGGGCCAAGCGGTGGAAGCCTTGGTCACCACAGACGGCGCGCGCATCCCAGCTGACCTAGTGCTGGTGGGAGTGGGTGCCATCGCTAACACCGAGCTGGCCGAGCAGGCAGGCCTCGTGGTCGACAACGGCATTGTCGTGGACGAGTTCTCCCGCACCAGTGCCGCCGATGTCTATGCCATCGGCGACTGCAGCAACCACCCCAGCATGCTCTATGGCTGCCGTCTTCGCCTGGAGTCCATTCCCAACGCCATCGAGCAGGCCCGCGCGGCGGCTTCGGCCATAGCCGGCAAGCCGACACCTTATCGCGCCATGCCCTGGTTCTGGTCCGATCAGTACGACCTCAAGCTACAGATCGCGGGCATCAACCAGGGCTATGACCAGGTGCTGATACGCGGCAGCAAAGCGCTGCGATCCTTCGTCGCCTTCTATCTGCGCGAGGGTCGTTTGATCGCAGCTGATTGCGTCAACCGTCAGCAGGAATTCATGGCCATCAAGAAGCTGGTTCAGGCGGGCTTTGCCGGTAACGCCGAACTGCTCGCCAACGAGTCGGTCAGCCTCAAGGACCTGGCAGCGAGCCAGCCGGCCTGA
- a CDS encoding zinc-binding dehydrogenase translates to MKQVRLYGPQDLRIDEVPMPQAGPRDVVVQVAVFGICGSDIGFARNGYIGRPGPQPMPLGHELAGTVHQVGEAVQGITVGQRVVVHPMKGSNRIGTGDPEHGGFAEFLLVREAVPGESIFPIPDALAFDRAVLTEPVAVGVHGLNLCQAGPGDQVVLFGAGPIGLGVVAALRHRGVERIAVVDIIDERLERARQLGAERCINPTREDLATALQTTFGTVPGKLSAQPMVNCSLYIDCAGQGAMLQQAVAMAKDMARILVLATHKQPVELDMVQVMVKELAIRGSLSYPDEFPEVLAMLGDERLALEGMHSHSFDFDRFAEAFAMAQDPHQSAKVLVQVS, encoded by the coding sequence ATGAAGCAAGTGCGTTTGTACGGCCCACAGGACTTGCGTATCGACGAAGTGCCGATGCCGCAAGCCGGACCACGGGACGTGGTAGTTCAGGTCGCTGTATTCGGTATTTGCGGCAGCGACATCGGCTTCGCCAGAAATGGCTATATCGGCCGACCGGGTCCGCAGCCCATGCCCCTCGGACATGAGCTGGCGGGCACCGTACATCAGGTCGGCGAGGCTGTGCAGGGCATTACGGTCGGCCAGCGCGTAGTGGTCCATCCGATGAAAGGAAGCAATCGCATCGGCACCGGCGACCCTGAGCACGGTGGGTTCGCCGAGTTTCTTTTGGTGCGCGAGGCAGTTCCGGGTGAATCGATCTTCCCGATTCCTGATGCCCTGGCGTTTGATCGAGCAGTTCTGACCGAACCTGTCGCGGTCGGTGTGCACGGCCTGAATCTTTGCCAAGCCGGTCCGGGCGACCAAGTAGTCCTGTTCGGTGCCGGCCCCATCGGCCTGGGTGTTGTTGCAGCCCTCAGGCACCGTGGCGTCGAACGAATCGCGGTCGTCGACATCATCGACGAGCGACTGGAGCGCGCTCGCCAGCTGGGCGCCGAGCGATGCATCAATCCGACGCGAGAAGACTTGGCCACTGCGCTGCAAACGACCTTTGGCACAGTCCCCGGCAAGCTTTCTGCGCAGCCAATGGTGAACTGCTCCCTGTACATCGACTGCGCCGGCCAGGGTGCCATGCTCCAGCAGGCGGTCGCCATGGCCAAGGACATGGCGCGCATCCTGGTATTGGCCACCCATAAACAGCCGGTAGAGCTGGATATGGTCCAGGTCATGGTCAAGGAGCTCGCCATACGCGGCTCCCTGTCCTATCCCGACGAGTTCCCGGAAGTCCTCGCGATGCTGGGCGACGAGCGACTGGCACTCGAAGGGATGCACAGCCACTCCTTCGACTTCGACCGTTTCGCCGAGGCCTTCGCCATGGCCCAGGATCCCCACCAGTCCGCCAAGGTGCTTGTACAAGTCAGCTGA
- a CDS encoding TetR/AcrR family transcriptional regulator, whose product MSRIEEIRSNAIELIALHGFGAVSLRQLARSCGLQAGSLYAYYRSKDDLLQDLIASYLEDLQQSWQESSGNRGDPIRALADFIAHHLEFQSARRAESLIVSMDLRNLPEHGRHQVIAVKACYERELKDILESGERQGLFSQDSMTSTAILSMLTGLCLWQEADEDDPRQLIHVCQRIALQIAGANQHSGAYGIQSPTFS is encoded by the coding sequence ATGTCCAGGATCGAGGAAATCCGCAGCAATGCCATCGAGCTGATCGCCCTGCACGGCTTTGGCGCGGTATCCCTGCGCCAACTGGCCAGGAGCTGCGGCCTGCAGGCCGGTTCGCTCTATGCCTACTATCGAAGCAAGGATGATCTGCTGCAGGACCTCATCGCCAGCTACCTGGAAGACCTGCAGCAATCCTGGCAAGAATCGTCAGGAAATCGTGGAGACCCGATACGTGCGCTCGCGGACTTCATCGCACACCACCTGGAATTCCAGAGCGCGCGACGCGCCGAAAGCCTGATTGTCAGCATGGACCTGCGCAATCTGCCGGAGCACGGCAGGCATCAGGTGATCGCCGTGAAGGCATGCTACGAGCGGGAGCTGAAGGACATTCTCGAGAGCGGTGAGCGCCAGGGCTTGTTCAGCCAGGACAGCATGACCAGCACCGCCATTCTCTCCATGCTCACCGGCCTCTGCCTGTGGCAGGAGGCCGACGAGGATGACCCCAGGCAGTTGATCCACGTCTGCCAGCGGATCGCCCTGCAGATTGCCGGCGCGAACCAGCACTCCGGCGCCTACGGCATTCAGTCGCCGACTTTTTCGTAG
- a CDS encoding SDR family NAD(P)-dependent oxidoreductase translates to MPNMVADKVVVITGAGSGIGREFALAFAAQGARVVVNDLGRTEAGGSAAEAVVAEIRGAGGEAAASIDSVAEWDSAQRIVETALDNFGRVDCVINNAGIVRDRFFFNMSLEEWQAVINVHLNGSFYVARAAAPHFKAQASGAYIHMTSTSGLIGNPGQANYSAAKLGLVGLSKTIALDMARYNVRSNCIAPFAWTAMTASVPTDTPEAAARMEKLKAMEPRKIAPLAVYLASDSGAGVSGQIFGVRANEIYLYSQSRVIRSVHRSEGWTPESIAEHAIPAMKNSFYENIPSPQLTTWDPI, encoded by the coding sequence ATGCCGAACATGGTTGCAGACAAAGTCGTGGTCATCACCGGGGCCGGCAGCGGCATTGGCCGAGAGTTCGCCCTGGCCTTCGCCGCCCAGGGTGCGCGTGTCGTGGTCAATGACCTGGGCCGGACCGAGGCTGGCGGTAGTGCGGCGGAGGCCGTGGTCGCAGAGATCCGAGGTGCAGGCGGCGAGGCTGCTGCCAGTATCGACAGCGTCGCCGAATGGGATTCTGCCCAGCGCATCGTGGAGACCGCGCTCGACAACTTCGGGCGAGTGGATTGCGTGATCAACAACGCCGGCATCGTCCGCGACCGCTTCTTCTTCAATATGAGCCTCGAAGAGTGGCAAGCGGTGATCAACGTCCACCTCAACGGCTCCTTCTATGTCGCCCGCGCTGCGGCCCCGCACTTCAAGGCCCAAGCCAGCGGTGCCTACATCCACATGACGTCCACCAGCGGACTGATTGGTAACCCGGGCCAAGCCAACTATTCGGCAGCCAAGCTGGGCCTCGTTGGCCTATCGAAGACCATCGCTCTCGACATGGCGCGCTACAACGTGCGCTCCAATTGCATCGCCCCCTTCGCCTGGACAGCCATGACCGCCTCAGTGCCCACCGATACCCCGGAAGCCGCGGCGCGCATGGAAAAGCTCAAGGCCATGGAGCCGCGCAAGATCGCCCCGCTGGCGGTGTATCTGGCCAGTGATTCGGGTGCCGGGGTGTCCGGACAGATCTTCGGTGTGCGAGCCAACGAGATCTATCTCTACTCCCAGTCCCGCGTGATCCGCTCGGTGCATCGTAGCGAAGGCTGGACTCCTGAAAGCATCGCCGAGCACGCAATCCCCGCGATGAAGAATTCCTTCTACGAGAACATCCCCTCTCCCCAGCTCACCACCTGGGACCCGATCTGA
- a CDS encoding enoyl-CoA hydratase produces the protein MEYSDISYEVIGAVARICHNRPGQANAESENLLAELDDALDRAKRDDAIRVIIIGAKGKHFSAGHDLMDGMEKRGDFSPEQHWLWESEHYLGNALRIWDFPKPTIAQVQGACIAGGFMVANMCDMVVAADDAFFSDPVGHSLAAASVEALVHPWVMGLRKAKEFLFTGQRISAAEAKEWGMVNHVVPRAEMEDFTLELANRIAAAPPIGIRMLKRSLNRSADIMGFRNSLMAHFDTHILSTSTKEHFEVAAAGMRASMEAAKKAQS, from the coding sequence ATGGAATACTCGGACATCAGCTACGAAGTGATCGGCGCCGTCGCGCGCATCTGCCACAACCGTCCCGGCCAGGCCAACGCCGAATCGGAGAACCTGCTGGCCGAACTGGATGACGCACTGGACCGCGCCAAGCGCGACGATGCCATTCGCGTGATCATTATCGGCGCCAAGGGCAAGCACTTCTCCGCCGGTCATGACCTGATGGATGGCATGGAAAAGCGCGGCGACTTCTCCCCCGAACAACACTGGCTGTGGGAAAGCGAACACTACCTGGGCAACGCCCTGCGCATCTGGGACTTCCCCAAGCCCACCATCGCCCAGGTGCAGGGCGCCTGCATTGCCGGTGGCTTCATGGTGGCCAACATGTGCGACATGGTGGTCGCCGCCGACGACGCCTTCTTCAGCGACCCGGTGGGCCACAGCCTGGCGGCCGCCTCGGTTGAAGCCCTGGTACATCCCTGGGTAATGGGGCTGCGCAAAGCCAAGGAGTTCCTCTTCACCGGCCAGAGAATCAGTGCCGCGGAAGCCAAGGAATGGGGCATGGTCAACCATGTGGTGCCCCGCGCCGAGATGGAAGACTTCACCCTGGAGCTGGCCAACCGCATCGCCGCGGCCCCCCCTATCGGCATCCGCATGCTCAAGCGTTCTCTGAATCGCTCGGCGGACATCATGGGCTTCCGCAATTCGCTGATGGCGCACTTCGATACGCACATCCTCAGCACGTCCACCAAGGAGCACTTCGAAGTCGCGGCAGCCGGTATGCGCGCTTCGATGGAAGCTGCCAAGAAAGCCCAGTCCTGA
- a CDS encoding beta-ketoacyl synthase N-terminal-like domain-containing protein: MSNKVLVAGVGMVKFTKPGKSEMYDVMGGDAAALALKDAGIAYSDVQQAYAGFVAGDTCSGQTALYRVGITGIPVINVSNACASGSSALFLARQAVISGVVDVALAVGFEQMNPGAMSTGDAALRTPITVKIDEAVRKIRGWDDNAPSGPQYFGGAGAEYLEKYNVSAELFGRVSVKARSHALRNPYALFTEPLTLEQVMTSPQIFGPVTRLMCCPPTCGAAAVVVVSEAYARKHGLGNCVEIAGMGLATDTAESFESGSMLDVVGAGMTRRAAAQAYEQAGVGAKDIDVVELHDCFSPNEVITYEALGLCEEGGAERFVIDGQNTYGGRVITNPSGGLLSKGHPLGATGLAQITELTWHLRGQAGDRQVENARLALQHNIGLGGAGVVTILKRI; this comes from the coding sequence ATGAGCAATAAGGTGCTGGTTGCCGGCGTGGGGATGGTCAAGTTCACCAAACCCGGCAAGAGCGAGATGTATGACGTGATGGGCGGCGATGCCGCCGCGCTGGCGCTGAAGGACGCGGGCATCGCCTATAGCGACGTGCAGCAGGCCTATGCGGGTTTCGTCGCTGGCGATACCTGCTCCGGACAAACCGCGTTGTACCGTGTGGGAATCACCGGCATTCCAGTGATCAACGTCAGTAACGCCTGTGCCAGTGGATCATCTGCTTTGTTTCTGGCGCGGCAGGCGGTTATCAGCGGCGTAGTCGATGTCGCCCTGGCGGTCGGCTTCGAGCAAATGAACCCGGGAGCCATGTCCACCGGTGACGCCGCGCTGCGCACACCGATCACGGTGAAGATCGACGAGGCGGTGCGCAAAATCCGTGGCTGGGATGACAACGCCCCCAGCGGCCCGCAGTATTTTGGCGGTGCCGGTGCCGAATATCTGGAGAAGTACAACGTTTCCGCTGAGCTGTTCGGCCGTGTCTCGGTCAAGGCTCGTAGTCACGCCTTGCGCAATCCCTATGCGCTGTTTACCGAACCTCTGACTCTGGAGCAGGTGATGACCTCGCCGCAGATCTTCGGACCAGTCACCCGCCTCATGTGCTGTCCGCCCACCTGCGGCGCGGCCGCCGTTGTGGTGGTTTCCGAGGCCTACGCGCGCAAACACGGCCTGGGCAACTGCGTTGAGATCGCTGGCATGGGCCTGGCAACCGACACCGCTGAAAGCTTCGAATCCGGCAGCATGCTGGACGTTGTCGGTGCCGGCATGACCCGTCGCGCGGCGGCCCAGGCATACGAACAAGCTGGCGTTGGTGCGAAAGATATCGATGTGGTCGAGTTGCACGACTGCTTCTCGCCCAACGAGGTCATCACCTACGAAGCGCTCGGGCTGTGCGAGGAGGGGGGTGCGGAGAGGTTCGTCATTGACGGGCAGAACACCTACGGTGGTCGCGTGATTACCAACCCATCCGGCGGCCTGCTGTCCAAGGGGCACCCTCTGGGCGCAACCGGTCTGGCACAGATCACTGAATTGACCTGGCACTTGCGCGGTCAAGCCGGCGATCGCCAGGTTGAGAACGCCCGCCTCGCGCTGCAGCACAACATCGGGCTGGGTGGCGCCGGAGTGGTCACCATCCTCAAGCGCATCTGA
- a CDS encoding MaoC/PaaZ C-terminal domain-containing protein — protein sequence MSLDYQKLIDWPFPAVTRHYGQEDCIRFARGFGAGASTDWAEADRPYLLSDNEFQVLPMSAVALADGEFWQMDPRTGIAWQQIVHAQETLRLHRPLSSEGELVVTQKIDEIFDRGADKGAVMLQTLTLSEPEGEAVASIEVTTVLRGNGGFGGKPQDTPRPTPLPERAADLVLEIPTPLEPDTLFRLSADIAIAAQTQGKPQAMIRGVGCFGLAGRGVIRMVCDNDATRLRSLSVRYAGPMYSGETMRIELWRMEPGLALFRMHAVERDKPVLSHGVIEFEV from the coding sequence GTGTCCCTCGACTACCAAAAGCTTATCGACTGGCCCTTCCCCGCCGTGACCCGACATTACGGCCAGGAAGACTGCATCCGTTTCGCCCGCGGTTTCGGCGCGGGCGCATCGACGGACTGGGCCGAAGCCGACCGTCCCTACCTTCTGTCCGACAACGAGTTTCAGGTACTGCCGATGTCTGCCGTGGCCCTGGCCGACGGTGAGTTCTGGCAGATGGACCCGCGTACCGGCATCGCCTGGCAGCAGATCGTTCACGCCCAGGAAACCCTGCGCCTGCATCGTCCGCTGAGCAGCGAAGGCGAACTGGTAGTCACCCAGAAGATTGATGAGATCTTTGATCGTGGCGCCGACAAAGGGGCCGTCATGCTACAGACGCTGACGCTCAGCGAACCGGAGGGCGAGGCCGTCGCCAGCATCGAGGTCACCACGGTCCTGCGCGGCAACGGCGGGTTCGGCGGCAAGCCGCAGGATACGCCACGCCCCACTCCACTACCGGAACGAGCCGCTGACCTGGTACTGGAGATTCCTACGCCGCTGGAACCGGACACGCTGTTCCGTCTCTCGGCGGATATCGCCATTGCAGCTCAAACCCAGGGCAAACCCCAGGCAATGATCCGTGGCGTCGGCTGTTTCGGCCTGGCTGGCCGCGGTGTGATACGGATGGTCTGCGACAATGACGCCACGCGCCTGCGTAGCCTGTCGGTCCGCTACGCTGGACCGATGTACAGCGGAGAAACCATGCGCATCGAGCTTTGGCGAATGGAGCCCGGCCTCGCACTGTTCCGCATGCATGCGGTAGAGCGCGACAAGCCGGTACTTAGCCATGGCGTCATCGAGTTCGAGGTCTGA
- a CDS encoding SDR family NAD(P)-dependent oxidoreductase has protein sequence MALLEGKVAIITGAGRGLGATYAQLLAAEGAAVVVNDLGRDENGSYTAEAVVAAVREAGGRAVAHTQDISTAEGGQSLLATALGEFGRADILINNAGILRDKSFLKLEEGDWDAVIKVNLKSMYAVTQPVFAWMKENGGGVIVNTSSTSGLVGNFGQSNYAASKCGAWGFSNVLAIEGAKFGVRVWTLAPAAVSALTAPLMDEATKAQMAPEHVAQVVLYMVSELSGQRTGHCLFASGQSVRELKLLSAEGIPGGGKNAAFDAHSLAAAEDKVFRPEAALTIMDFAK, from the coding sequence ATGGCTCTACTGGAAGGAAAGGTCGCGATCATCACCGGTGCCGGGCGTGGCCTGGGCGCCACCTATGCACAACTCCTGGCCGCCGAAGGCGCGGCAGTGGTGGTCAACGACCTGGGGCGTGACGAGAACGGCAGCTACACCGCTGAGGCGGTGGTCGCCGCTGTGCGTGAGGCCGGCGGTCGCGCCGTGGCGCACACCCAGGACATCTCTACGGCGGAAGGCGGTCAGTCGCTACTGGCAACCGCTCTTGGTGAGTTCGGTCGTGCTGACATCCTGATCAACAACGCCGGCATCCTGCGCGACAAGTCTTTCCTCAAACTGGAGGAAGGGGACTGGGATGCGGTTATCAAGGTCAACCTGAAGAGCATGTACGCCGTCACCCAGCCTGTATTTGCCTGGATGAAGGAAAACGGTGGTGGGGTGATCGTCAACACCTCGTCCACATCCGGCCTGGTCGGCAACTTCGGTCAGAGCAACTATGCCGCGTCCAAGTGTGGCGCCTGGGGCTTCTCCAACGTGCTGGCCATCGAGGGCGCCAAGTTCGGTGTCCGCGTCTGGACCCTCGCTCCGGCGGCCGTTTCCGCCCTGACCGCTCCGCTGATGGACGAGGCCACCAAGGCCCAGATGGCGCCCGAGCATGTGGCTCAGGTCGTGCTTTACATGGTCAGCGAGCTGTCGGGCCAACGCACCGGCCACTGCCTGTTCGCCTCCGGCCAGAGTGTGCGTGAGCTGAAGCTGCTGTCCGCCGAGGGCATTCCAGGAGGCGGCAAGAACGCGGCATTCGACGCCCACAGCCTTGCCGCGGCGGAGGACAAGGTTTTTCGTCCCGAGGCCGCTCTGACCATCATGGACTTCGCCAAGTAA
- a CDS encoding MaoC/PaaZ C-terminal domain-containing protein, which translates to MPLDYHRIKNWPITEGRQSYSTRDTILYALGVGAATSNPLPDGDLQYVYEKGLKALPTMATIMASGEFWLANPETGIDLTKVLHGEQFLRIHKPLPAKGTLIGRDSVDEIYDKGADKGAVMYMSRRIYDAETEELLATSTWSTFMRGNGGFGGTAEGQPKPHPLPEDRPFDLSIELSSRPEQATIYRLSGDLNPLHIDPAFAARAGFDKPILHGMSSYGMAGRAIVRLLCNDDPHRLRALNLRFASPMYPGETLKVEVWHEGPGKASFRARVVERDLIILNNGYAEFAA; encoded by the coding sequence GTGCCTCTCGACTACCACCGCATCAAGAACTGGCCCATTACCGAAGGCCGGCAGAGCTACAGCACTCGCGACACCATCCTCTACGCACTCGGCGTAGGGGCGGCGACCAGCAACCCTCTGCCGGACGGCGACCTGCAGTACGTCTATGAAAAAGGCTTGAAGGCACTGCCCACCATGGCCACCATCATGGCCAGTGGCGAGTTCTGGTTGGCCAATCCGGAAACCGGCATCGACTTGACCAAGGTGCTGCATGGCGAGCAGTTCTTGCGCATCCATAAGCCGCTGCCGGCCAAGGGCACCCTGATTGGGCGCGACAGCGTAGATGAGATCTACGACAAGGGCGCCGACAAGGGTGCCGTGATGTACATGTCACGGCGCATCTACGATGCCGAGACAGAGGAACTTCTGGCCACCTCCACCTGGTCCACCTTCATGCGCGGAAATGGCGGCTTCGGCGGCACCGCCGAGGGCCAGCCCAAGCCTCATCCGCTGCCAGAGGACCGCCCCTTCGACCTCAGCATCGAACTGTCCAGCCGCCCGGAACAGGCCACCATCTATCGCCTGTCGGGAGACCTGAACCCGCTGCACATCGACCCCGCCTTTGCCGCCAGGGCCGGCTTCGACAAGCCGATCCTCCACGGCATGAGCAGTTACGGCATGGCCGGACGCGCCATCGTCCGCCTGCTCTGCAACGATGACCCGCACCGCCTGCGTGCACTCAACCTGCGCTTCGCCTCGCCCATGTATCCAGGGGAAACCCTGAAGGTCGAGGTCTGGCATGAAGGTCCCGGCAAGGCCAGCTTCCGCGCGCGAGTGGTAGAGCGCGATCTGATCATTCTCAACAATGGCTACGCGGAATTCGCTGCCTAG
- the folE gene encoding GTP cyclohydrolase I FolE, with translation MSEPMTQHYREILLGVGENPAREGLLDTPKRAAKAMQFLCNGYQKTLAEIVNGALFESDNDEMVIVREIELYSLCEHHLLPFIGKAHVAYIPTGKVLGLSKVARIVDMYARRLQIQENLTRQIAEAIQQVTGAAGVAVVIEAQHMCMMMRGVEKQNSVMSTSVMLGAFRESQNTRSEFLQLIGRK, from the coding sequence ATGAGCGAACCCATGACCCAGCATTACCGGGAAATCCTGCTCGGCGTTGGCGAAAATCCCGCCCGCGAAGGCCTGCTCGATACTCCCAAGCGCGCCGCGAAGGCGATGCAATTCCTTTGCAATGGCTACCAGAAGACCCTGGCTGAGATCGTCAACGGTGCGTTGTTCGAGTCGGACAACGACGAGATGGTGATCGTCAGGGAAATCGAGCTCTATTCCCTTTGCGAGCACCACCTGCTGCCCTTCATCGGCAAGGCCCACGTGGCCTACATTCCTACCGGTAAGGTGCTGGGGTTGTCCAAGGTGGCTCGCATCGTCGATATGTATGCACGGCGTTTGCAGATCCAGGAGAACCTCACCCGCCAGATCGCCGAGGCTATCCAGCAGGTCACCGGCGCCGCCGGCGTCGCTGTGGTGATCGAGGCTCAGCACATGTGCATGATGATGCGCGGCGTGGAGAAGCAGAACTCGGTGATGAGCACGTCGGTGATGCTCGGCGCTTTCCGCGAGTCGCAGAACACCCGTTCCGAGTTCCTCCAGTTGATAGGGCGGAAGTAG
- a CDS encoding MaoC family dehydratase, with amino-acid sequence MSAIETIGTGFTWDELPVGRKFKTYGRTITEADIVNFISATGMLEVLFTNKEFLRDAGFDGRLVPGGQVFCMAEGLLFQTALQGVGVAFLNMELDIKGPTYAGDTIHVEVEVIESRPSKGKPGMGLVRTRNQVVKQDGSVVMIYTPLRLVKGRENLHA; translated from the coding sequence ATGAGCGCGATTGAAACCATCGGCACCGGCTTCACCTGGGACGAGCTGCCCGTGGGCCGCAAGTTCAAGACTTACGGGCGCACCATCACCGAGGCGGACATCGTCAATTTCATTTCCGCCACCGGCATGCTGGAGGTGCTTTTCACCAACAAGGAGTTCCTCCGCGACGCCGGCTTCGACGGCCGTCTCGTCCCCGGTGGCCAGGTGTTCTGCATGGCCGAAGGCCTGCTGTTCCAGACTGCCCTGCAGGGCGTGGGCGTCGCCTTCCTGAATATGGAGCTGGACATCAAGGGGCCCACCTACGCGGGCGACACCATCCATGTCGAGGTAGAAGTGATCGAGTCCCGCCCGAGCAAGGGCAAGCCCGGCATGGGTCTCGTGCGTACCCGCAACCAGGTGGTCAAGCAGGACGGCAGCGTGGTCATGATCTACACCCCGCTGCGCCTGGTGAAAGGCCGCGAAAACCTGCACGCCTGA
- a CDS encoding rubredoxin, producing MKKWQCFFCSFIYDESLGLPDEGIAPGTPWEDVPDDWICPECGATKEDFAMLEIA from the coding sequence ATGAAGAAGTGGCAATGCTTTTTCTGCAGTTTCATTTATGACGAATCCCTTGGCCTGCCCGACGAAGGCATAGCGCCGGGCACTCCCTGGGAAGACGTACCGGACGACTGGATCTGCCCGGAATGCGGCGCCACCAAGGAAGACTTCGCCATGTTGGAAATCGCCTGA